A single genomic interval of Banduia mediterranea harbors:
- a CDS encoding DUF488 domain-containing protein, whose translation MGASLFSPSVIADRLGAIGTLLPRERAQTTMYYRQKVLLALLESFGGKLASTDFQKYLFLYSRLCEKDRSYEFVPYKYGCFSFQSYADKSKLVASGYLEDAKDWKLSDSFNNHTAQLKKDDAGKIQLFHDKYVSLKGKKLLQHVYRGYPYYAINSLVANEILTADEYAAVQKLKAPKKGKLFATIGYEGITVEEYLNRLIENDIRLLVDVRKNPLSRKYGFSKTKLSELLNNVGISYKHLPKLGIVSDKRKSLKTSQDYKNLFSNYEKTVIPEEKDTIAELYDFYLDSARIAITCFEECHTMCHRHKVADAVAGIAHSRFKVVHL comes from the coding sequence ATGGGAGCCAGCTTGTTTAGCCCCAGCGTGATAGCTGATAGACTTGGCGCGATTGGAACTTTACTACCCAGAGAAAGGGCGCAAACAACTATGTACTACAGGCAGAAAGTGCTACTTGCCTTACTTGAGTCATTTGGCGGAAAACTGGCCAGCACTGATTTTCAGAAATACCTCTTTCTATACTCTCGGCTTTGCGAGAAAGATCGGAGCTACGAGTTTGTGCCCTACAAATACGGGTGTTTTTCTTTTCAATCTTACGCCGACAAATCCAAATTGGTTGCTTCAGGTTATCTGGAGGATGCTAAAGACTGGAAACTATCCGATTCATTTAACAATCACACTGCACAACTCAAAAAGGACGACGCCGGGAAAATCCAGTTATTTCACGATAAGTACGTATCACTCAAGGGCAAGAAGCTATTGCAGCATGTCTACCGAGGCTACCCGTATTATGCAATCAACAGTCTGGTTGCCAATGAAATATTAACGGCGGACGAATACGCGGCCGTACAAAAACTCAAAGCCCCAAAAAAAGGTAAATTATTCGCCACTATTGGATACGAGGGAATTACCGTAGAGGAATACCTCAATAGATTGATTGAAAATGATATTCGGCTTCTCGTTGATGTGAGAAAAAATCCCTTGAGCCGAAAATACGGTTTTTCGAAAACCAAACTGTCCGAGCTCTTAAATAACGTCGGTATCAGTTATAAACATTTACCTAAACTCGGCATCGTTTCCGACAAAAGAAAATCCCTGAAAACCTCCCAAGACTACAAAAATCTTTTTTCAAATTACGAGAAAACAGTTATTCCTGAAGAGAAAGACACGATTGCCGAGCTTTATGATTTTTATCTGGACTCTGCCCGCATTGCCATTACTTGCTTCGAAGAATGTCATACGATGTGTCATCGCCATAAAGTTGCAGATGCTGTTGCAGGTATTGCGCACAGCAGGTTCAAGGTCGTTCACCTATAA
- a CDS encoding TIGR03757 family integrating conjugative element protein, protein MLPGDQELSTIRFEGISGLISAKLAAGCRDTPGIWSRFEMADYHRNSLKGWYVALSVIVAFGLITNLQANDAEGPVIEAFVGNIELGLREPENTTVYNIERIAHLQQALSKDLPSDPETAKQLVLDRFQRIDTQLSHELENAANGLVQAMQYGIDRYPAIVFDGNAVVYGITDIRTATQRYRQWQAGEGRP, encoded by the coding sequence ATGCTGCCAGGTGATCAAGAATTAAGCACGATTCGGTTTGAAGGGATTTCCGGTTTAATAAGCGCTAAGTTGGCCGCAGGATGTCGGGATACACCTGGCATCTGGAGTCGCTTTGAAATGGCTGACTATCATAGGAATTCACTGAAAGGCTGGTATGTGGCGCTATCTGTCATCGTGGCGTTTGGGTTGATTACCAATTTGCAAGCTAACGATGCTGAAGGGCCTGTCATTGAAGCTTTTGTCGGGAATATAGAACTTGGATTACGTGAGCCAGAAAATACGACAGTCTATAACATAGAGCGTATAGCACATCTTCAACAAGCACTCTCCAAGGACTTGCCCAGTGACCCGGAAACAGCCAAACAGTTGGTCCTGGATCGCTTTCAACGGATAGATACCCAGCTCAGCCATGAACTGGAAAACGCCGCTAACGGTTTGGTACAGGCGATGCAGTACGGCATTGATCGCTACCCGGCCATTGTTTTTGATGGCAATGCGGTGGTTTACGGCATCACTGACATTCGAACGGCAACCCAACGGTATCGGCAGTGGCAGGCCGGGGAGGGTCGACCATGA
- a CDS encoding TIGR03756 family integrating conjugative element protein yields the protein MMRAIRRCGFILLMWAPLMSHAGTISTTEIVSQTTSAALSCMRWMPVGMCFWLRCSIYECDVETSIKVGHYQPDAVVSSYNELGSNPWTEIRSILGAAQSSAATGLLGSLLAVPIESAGNRTEGGQGNKDHRNLIFREIDVIGHPLGSLSGVLAGTGYLCESETTSFYPYFMSSLDALSWRMEIPEMFYPASLIPGMREIGTWPLQTWGGVYPRTGWTTQAEEPKAAAINAQRAGDIVTRDGQPHIYDQIEASSSSDQRVWSPGPLVEDDPATGEWQMLLPKAESSCAVFGTNDLASANGWGGGRVDEEGDYAWNLWRPYQCCEKEGQFFLFDINWINYPL from the coding sequence ATGATGCGCGCTATCCGCCGTTGTGGATTCATCCTGCTGATGTGGGCGCCCCTCATGAGCCATGCTGGAACCATCTCCACCACGGAAATCGTTTCCCAGACCACGAGTGCCGCGCTCAGCTGTATGCGCTGGATGCCGGTGGGGATGTGCTTTTGGCTGCGCTGTTCCATTTACGAATGCGATGTCGAGACCTCCATCAAAGTTGGTCATTACCAGCCGGATGCGGTGGTGAGCAGTTACAACGAACTCGGTAGCAATCCCTGGACAGAGATCCGCAGTATTCTTGGGGCTGCTCAAAGTTCCGCCGCGACAGGACTGCTCGGCAGCTTGTTGGCCGTGCCCATCGAGAGCGCCGGGAATCGAACGGAAGGTGGGCAGGGCAACAAGGATCATCGCAATCTGATCTTTCGGGAGATCGATGTCATCGGCCATCCTTTAGGTTCGCTGTCGGGTGTCCTGGCGGGTACCGGCTATTTGTGCGAATCGGAAACCACCTCCTTTTATCCCTATTTCATGTCGAGCCTGGATGCGCTCTCCTGGCGGATGGAAATCCCGGAGATGTTCTATCCAGCGAGCCTGATACCCGGCATGCGGGAAATCGGCACCTGGCCTCTGCAAACCTGGGGTGGTGTCTACCCCAGAACAGGCTGGACCACACAGGCAGAGGAGCCCAAGGCCGCGGCAATCAATGCGCAGCGAGCCGGGGATATCGTGACCCGGGACGGTCAGCCGCACATTTACGATCAGATCGAAGCGTCTTCCAGCTCCGACCAGCGGGTTTGGTCGCCGGGTCCATTGGTTGAAGACGATCCCGCCACCGGTGAGTGGCAGATGTTGCTCCCCAAAGCAGAATCAAGCTGCGCTGTTTTTGGCACCAACGATCTCGCCAGCGCCAATGGTTGGGGTGGTGGCCGCGTAGATGAGGAAGGTGACTACGCCTGGAACCTGTGGAGGCCTTATCAGTGCTGTGAAAAAGAAGGCCAGTTTTTTCTGTTCGACATCAACTGGATCAATTACCCGCTATGA
- a CDS encoding conjugal transfer protein TraG N-terminal domain-containing protein — translation MSVDSYLELFTSLFGWTFYGILWDVLVSTGIVYLPFLGILIDNWREPAQGGEVGHASGLSLRRMEIELFIALLVVVLAGQPAALTPLNAGTLSYSPPPTLLNPTPTTATVAAPQSTYGTTGFTGSAATVNVPVWWYGVIALSSGLNHAIVQGLPTVADMRTFEQQAHLATIADPRLRQEVSDFFSQCYIPARSKYQAERPNTAAINGILTTYGADDPDWMGAHVYRETAGYYDTLRPANQITGWAYSAARDTEYDPATPPAWGKPYCKQWWEDGAIGLREKLINEADATSAGFSGLVVAIAPALASEQQNDAVAKTVLTNAPPSWSSNELIANNASGSGLFNTAGNIVKGGLATGGVVTASALFSVTMTAVLQSLPMVQAIMLLGIYALLPLVVVLSRYSIAMMVVGGMAIFTIKFWTVLWYLAMWVDQNLILSMYPDVNVFLQIFANPGEHDAKRMLLNMITTSLYLGLPLLWSGMMAWAGVKVGRSIDAATSPIKAPAQDAGTQGGSIGKMALSKGKKR, via the coding sequence ATGAGTGTCGATAGCTATCTGGAGCTCTTTACTTCCCTTTTTGGCTGGACCTTCTACGGTATTCTGTGGGATGTGCTGGTCAGTACCGGTATCGTCTATCTCCCGTTTCTGGGCATCCTGATCGACAACTGGCGCGAACCGGCGCAGGGCGGTGAGGTTGGCCATGCCAGCGGCCTCTCACTGCGGCGGATGGAGATCGAGCTGTTCATTGCGCTACTGGTGGTTGTGCTGGCCGGGCAACCCGCTGCCCTCACGCCACTCAATGCCGGTACTTTGTCCTACTCTCCGCCGCCGACCTTGCTGAATCCAACGCCAACAACCGCGACCGTAGCGGCCCCACAGAGCACCTATGGCACGACCGGGTTCACGGGTTCTGCCGCAACAGTCAATGTTCCCGTCTGGTGGTACGGCGTGATCGCCCTCAGCTCCGGCCTGAATCACGCCATTGTCCAAGGCCTCCCAACCGTGGCGGATATGCGCACATTCGAGCAACAAGCACACCTGGCCACCATTGCTGATCCGCGACTCCGGCAGGAGGTGAGCGATTTCTTCAGCCAGTGCTATATCCCGGCCCGCTCCAAATACCAGGCTGAACGACCAAACACGGCGGCCATCAATGGCATTCTCACCACCTACGGTGCCGATGATCCCGACTGGATGGGCGCACACGTCTACCGGGAAACTGCAGGCTATTACGACACACTGCGCCCGGCCAACCAAATTACCGGCTGGGCTTACAGCGCGGCCAGGGATACGGAATACGATCCGGCGACTCCGCCAGCCTGGGGCAAACCTTACTGCAAACAGTGGTGGGAGGATGGGGCCATCGGCTTACGTGAAAAGCTGATCAATGAGGCGGATGCCACCTCGGCCGGCTTCTCCGGTCTGGTGGTCGCTATCGCGCCGGCACTGGCCAGTGAACAACAAAATGATGCCGTCGCCAAAACCGTTCTCACCAATGCGCCACCCTCCTGGTCGAGCAACGAGCTGATCGCCAATAATGCCTCCGGCTCGGGTTTGTTCAATACGGCAGGAAATATTGTCAAAGGCGGGCTGGCGACCGGTGGTGTGGTCACCGCATCGGCCCTGTTTTCAGTCACTATGACCGCCGTGCTTCAATCACTGCCCATGGTCCAGGCCATTATGCTGCTGGGCATCTATGCGTTGTTGCCGCTGGTGGTGGTTTTGTCCCGCTACTCGATTGCTATGATGGTGGTGGGCGGCATGGCCATCTTCACCATCAAGTTCTGGACAGTGCTCTGGTACCTGGCCATGTGGGTGGATCAGAACCTGATTCTTTCCATGTACCCGGACGTCAACGTCTTCCTTCAGATCTTCGCCAACCCCGGCGAACACGATGCCAAGCGCATGCTGTTGAATATGATCACAACCAGTCTCTATCTGGGATTGCCGCTGCTGTGGAGTGGGATGATGGCGTGGGCGGGGGTGAAAGTGGGGCGGTCAATTGATGCTGCGACGAGCCCCATTAAGGCTCCCGCGCAGGACGCGGGAACTCAGGGGGGAAGTATCGGGAAAATGGCGCTGTCAAAGGGTAAGAAGCGTTAG
- a CDS encoding integrating conjugative element protein has protein sequence MIKHNPIHCLLIALAVAIVPDSYAAQAPTEDGLWYYEIGGAEPVSVPANPAVVSTTLGGSAQLGLGYSCGKFDPVAAVTNTLNDIGSGVDNMMNAMTAAATSAIASLPALILQRANPGLYDLFQNALIKAEETMQLATKSCEQMEAEIAQGKNPYADLITLSKGNDWKVQMGIGGNDAVTAKDTVESSNGDNGVPWIGGQAGGTGQPVLEFTGDIVEAGYNINMNRAVTDTSPVPAASATRLSEIWNTPAEARDWTVDVVGENIVTTCDTCRKDSIPGTGLLPKLYQESSTVTTEIQNLVSGATPPTLANLDQITAPGVAITRQVIEAIRKMPASEQSLIMGRLVSEISTARTVEKALYARRLLLSGRQVPEVYATEVAREHADNSIAELDKEIENLLFETRVRKEVVSDTVATLLERAAAKRQSSLTVPEVPTLDPNPLRGGRVQ, from the coding sequence ATGATCAAACACAACCCTATTCACTGTCTGCTGATCGCTTTGGCCGTCGCTATTGTCCCCGACAGCTATGCCGCTCAGGCGCCCACGGAAGATGGGCTGTGGTATTACGAGATCGGTGGCGCTGAACCGGTCTCGGTACCGGCCAATCCCGCTGTGGTCTCCACGACGTTGGGAGGCTCTGCCCAACTGGGACTCGGCTACAGCTGCGGCAAGTTCGATCCGGTGGCGGCGGTCACCAATACCCTGAACGACATCGGCTCCGGCGTTGACAACATGATGAACGCCATGACGGCAGCGGCCACCAGCGCCATAGCGTCGTTACCCGCACTCATTCTGCAGCGAGCCAACCCCGGCCTGTACGATCTCTTCCAGAATGCCCTGATCAAGGCCGAAGAAACCATGCAGCTGGCCACCAAATCCTGCGAGCAGATGGAGGCCGAGATTGCCCAAGGCAAGAACCCCTACGCCGATCTGATCACCTTATCCAAAGGCAACGACTGGAAGGTGCAAATGGGTATCGGCGGCAATGATGCCGTCACTGCCAAAGACACGGTGGAATCCTCTAACGGTGACAATGGTGTGCCCTGGATTGGTGGGCAGGCCGGAGGAACTGGCCAGCCAGTGCTGGAATTTACCGGCGACATCGTCGAGGCCGGTTACAACATCAATATGAATCGCGCCGTGACTGACACCAGCCCGGTACCGGCCGCATCGGCCACCCGTCTGTCGGAAATCTGGAACACGCCCGCCGAAGCCCGGGACTGGACCGTGGATGTGGTGGGCGAGAATATCGTTACTACCTGCGATACCTGCCGCAAGGACAGCATTCCCGGTACGGGCCTGCTGCCGAAGCTCTATCAGGAGTCCTCCACCGTCACCACCGAGATCCAGAATCTGGTCAGTGGCGCGACACCGCCCACGTTGGCCAATCTCGATCAGATCACCGCCCCCGGCGTGGCCATCACCCGTCAGGTGATCGAAGCGATCCGCAAGATGCCCGCCTCAGAGCAGAGCCTGATCATGGGCCGCCTGGTCTCCGAGATCAGCACCGCGCGCACGGTCGAGAAAGCACTGTACGCCCGACGTCTGCTGCTGTCGGGGCGGCAAGTCCCTGAGGTCTACGCCACCGAAGTGGCCCGCGAGCATGCCGACAACTCCATCGCCGAGCTCGATAAAGAAATCGAAAACCTGCTGTTTGAAACCCGTGTACGCAAAGAAGTGGTGTCCGACACCGTTGCTACATTACTGGAGCGAGCGGCTGCCAAAAGGCAGAGCTCCCTTACCGTGCCGGAAGTGCCGACCTTGGATCCCAACCCGTTGCGAGGTGGGCGTGTTCAATAA